TAGTATTTCATAGGAGTTAAGAATTTTTTTTATCGTCTTATTTAGATCATTGCAATGAATACTATCTACAAAGTTATCGCATTCTTGATTAAAGGTTCGCAATATAAATTTAATATTTTCACGATCGAGCAATTCATCTTCTGCATCCGGTTCCATTACTTTTCTATTTGTCATCCAATGTTCATCGAATTCAACTGCCGTTTCTTTTTTAACCATGTCTAATTGCGCATCTCGTATTGTGGTTAATAGGTCTTTATACGCTACGCTAGAAGTAAAATCAAATTTGGGAATATTGATTCCATAACTTTCTAATACAAGCTGTTCATCGAAAACTAAGATTTCTTTTTTCTTATCAACAATTAATTTTTCCAATTCAACTATTTCTTGTTTTAGAGCTTCTTTATTTTGGGTTAATAACTCTTGCTCTGCTCTTAATTGGTTGATGTTCTTTATGATTTCTATTGATCCATTTGCACTGATTTCATTGTTTGAATTCGAAAAAACTATATTCTCATTTTTAGATTTTTTATTGGTAATTTTGTCTAGAAAACTCATAGGTTCCTCTTTTAAAAAATCTTTTTAAAATCGATAGTCGCTAAATTTCTTCTATCTCTACGTTCTACCTAAAAGTTTATCTTTCAATACATATAAACCTTTTGATGGAATGAATTTAAGTGATTTTCCTCACCTGGAAAGCAATTGGCTAATCAATGTTAGTCTAATTTTTGACTCTGAGTAGTTTTTCCATTTTTAAGAATCAAACTAGAAAAGTCTTCCACATCCTCACTTAGAGTGATTGTATTTAATGGTTGTCCGATTAATTCTTCACGCGCATAACCGATAGAATCCGCAAATTCTTCATTACAATCTGTTATAGTAGAAGAATGTAATTCAAGCCTTTTGATCCCTTTGGGATTAAATTCTAGAATAACTTCGAAAAGTGGATAGTCGTCTTTCATTCGATACTCCTTTTAAAAAGCTTCAACATCTAAAGGGAAAATTTTGTTTGTTGCACGGTCAAATCCATTTCAATCATCTGAACGATAGTATACGGTATTAAATATCACCAAAGTCTTTGAAGAGGATAAAATGTATTATCTGCTAATCGTCTTAGTAAGTTGCGGATAGGTGTTGTCTAGACATAGGTGATATTTATCACCAAAATATTGGATCATTTAATCGCAAAAATTGGTGTAAGAAAAATGGAAAACGGGGCAGTTGATAATTAGATTCAAAAAAGTTTTGTCTTTTATAAGTATAAAAATCTAGTTTTGAGTAGAAAATATCCTTTTACAATTAGTTTTCCTTGGTAAAAATATCATTGACGTTTTCTTTTGACATTGTTTCGGTGAAACTATATTTGGTGCTTAACTAAAAAATGTTTTGGCGGATTACCATTGTTAGAGTATAATAAAACCATCTAAAAGGAGAATTGCTATGCATGAACCAACAGAGTTTGCCTACTCAATACTAGATTCGCTTTCTGCGCATGTTGCCATATTAGGAGGAGATGGAGTTATCCTTGCAGTAAACCGTGCATGGAGAATGTTTTGCGATAGCAATACTCCCAAGGGCTTAAAAGTAGCAGCTCAAGAAGGAAGTAACTATTTATCCGTCTGCGAAAAAGCAAAAGGTAATAATTCAGAGGAAGCTGAGGAAATGCTTGCTGGTATCCGCTCGGTTATTAACCGCGAACAAATGGAATTTTCCATTCAGTATCCCTGTCATTCTCCGACTGAAAAAAGATGGTTTCAGGCACTTGTAACCCCTTATCGAGAAGAGGACACTACGCAGTTTATTGTGGTTCATGTGAATGTTACCTCAGAAGTTCAAAAGGAAGATGGAACCTAAAAATTTTGTGTTCTAAATATTTCCAAATGATATTTTGGGTATCAAATGAATTCTCTGCGTTCACCTTACAGAATATTTCTCGCTGATGATCATGATGTTTTGCGTTTTGGCTTAAGAACACTGCTCGCAAAAGATTCTGATTTTATAATTGTTGGAGAAGCGGATAATGGTCAGGATTTACTTGACTCTTTAGAAAAAGCAAGCTGTCATCTGGTTATTCTTGATTTGTCAATGCCAGGAATGGATGGATTTAAGACATTAGATTTATTACGTCAACGTTTTCCCTATATCAAAGTTTTAATTTACTCTATGCATAAAGAAAAAGAATTCTTTCGCAAGGCGCTGACTAAAAACGTAAATGGATATATTTTAAAAGATGAGAATCTAGAAAAATTACTGGAGGCTGTTCGAGAAATCAGATCGGGTAAAAAATACTTTTCCTCAGAACTGATTTTATACTTAGCAGATCAATTTACCATTAACCGTGAGAGTGAAGTAATACTAGACCTTCTTACAAAAAGGGAACGAGAAATTTTGAAAATGATAGCCTCTGGCTCTACCAATAAAGAAATTGGCGGCAAACTTGATATTAGCCCCCGCACTGTCCAAACACATAGAACGAACCTTATGGAAAAACTTAGACTAAAAAATACCGCCGACTTAGTTAAATTCGCCTACACCCACGGACTGTTATAGAACAACTATAGAGTGCAGTTTGGTTTCCCACCATGCGGCAATGTTTTTTTCTACGACAAATGTCGTAGAAATTTCTGAGCAACATCCAATTGACGAATCTTTTTTTTTGTGCTTCAATGGCATAAAGCATAGGGACTATGTTAAGCTCATTTCTAACCACGAAGGCTCAGCAGAAAAAATCTTTTTCCATTTATCCTTATATTGTTATCTGACTTCGTGGTTAGCTTTTTTGCAAAGTCTCACAGGAGAAAGAAATGACTACTACAAAAGTTCCAAATAAATTAGAATCAAACCAAATTCAATACACAGATTTTTCAGAAACTATGATGGGGCAATTAAAAGAAAGCAAGTGTATTTTGAACTATGAACGCAGTGATTTTCTGTTTCGAAAGGGAGAACAGGCGGAGTATATTTATTTTGTTCAGTCTGGTTTTATACAATTGTTTCGTTCTAGTTTAGATCATAAAGAGCATTCATTAATTGTGTTAGGCGCTGGTGAATGGATTGGATATCGAGATGCACTCAGTGGAGGGTTCTATCAACACGATGCAAGGTCATTGCGTCAAACAACAGTTTACCGCTTCCCGAATTCAAGTCTGAGTCTTGCCATGAAAGAGAATCCCCCTTTCATGTCTGTATTGATTCAAGAAATGATCAAAGGTTGGACAGAGTCAGAAGAAAGAATTTATACATTAAATGGGCGCAAAATCTATGAACGACTAGCAGAATTTTTGCTAAAATTAGAAAAAAGAGAATTCGCAAATAAAGAAGAAAAGTCAATTCCTATAGAATTAAACCTTCCTATTACCCGTCAAGTTTTAGCAAGCTTACTTGGAACTACAAAAGAATCCATCATTCGAGCACTTTCTGATTTCAAAAATAGAGGTTGGATTGATGTTTATAGGGATAAGATTTTCCTTTTAAACAAAGAATCTTTAATAAGATTAGTGGAAAGCGGCTAATGGAAAATTATAAAATTATCATTGTAGATGAAAATGCAATTTTGCGATCTGCTGTGCGAATTATGATAAGCAGAATGCCTGAGATGCAAGTTATAGATGAAACGAATAAGGGGAGCAATCTTCTAAATAAGTTAGCAGAGACCTCATGCGATCTTGTATGGATGGATACTGCTTTGCCTGATATGGATGGATACGAAATACTTTCGCAGATAAAGAAAGTATACCCCATAGTTAAAATACTGATTTATACTTCCAGTCATGAAAAAGAACATATAGAGCGTCTACTAGATACGGGTGTTCAGGGAATACTATTAAAAGATGATTATTTTTCTGTTATTCCAATTGCAATCCAAGCGATTCGAGACGGCGGAACTTATTATTCAGAGGATCTTATTTATTAGCCTCCTGAATATTCTGAAAGCTGTCAATTGTAGTTTTTAATTCTATTGGGTTGATTGGTTTATGTAGAATCTTTAATCCGCTTGCCTTTGCTTCCCGTAATCTAGTGGGTGAAGTATCTCCCGTAAGGAGAAGCGCCGAAATAAATGGATTAAATCTAGAGCGGATAAGAGTAATTGCCTCTATTCCCGTTTTTTCGTTTTCAAGTCGATAGTCTGCCAATATTAAATCTGGTCTAGCTTGAGAGGAATATAAGTTTGTTAAAGCGTCTTCGGCAGAAGAGCCAGTGATAACTGTGTGACCCCATTGCCCTAATAATAATTTCATAGTTTCTAAGTTCTGGCTATCATCTTCTATCACAACAATTACTTTAGAGGAAGAATTCTGATTTGTCTTTCTCGTATTGAACCAATTTTTTCTTTTAGCGACTTCACTGATCGGAACTGTGATTTCAAATTTAGTTCCTCTTCCGAAATTGGATTTAACTTCAATAGTATGCCCCATTAGTTTTACAAGGCGTCTAACAATGGCTAGTCCCAAGCCTAGACCTTTCTTTCTATTTCTTGCAGAATTATTCACTTGGTAAAACTCTTCGAATATCTTATCTAGTTTATCATTTGGAATACCAATTCCAGTATCGTATACTTGAATTAAAAGTCTTGTTCCTCTTGTTCTTGCTCCTAAGAGCACTCTACCAGTCTTTGTATATTTAAGCGCATTGAAAACTAAATTGCGTATGATTTGTTCTAGAAGTTTTGGATCAGAATAGACAATTGCATCCGTAGGAAAAATTCTTAGAGCAAGTCCTTTTGCATCAGCGATAACCGACATATCGTTTTCAATTTTTTTAAAAATGGCTGATAGCGGAAAACCAACCTTATCCGGATAAATCATACCTGCGTCTAGTTTAGAAATATCTAAGAGCGAATTTAAAAGCTCTCCTAGTGAATCTAGGGAAGACTTAAGTTTGTTGATTATGTCTGTAGATTCTGCATCTATTACCTTTTCACCGAGAAGGTATACAAGCATATTCGCTGCTTGCAATGGTTGCCTCAAATCATGACTAGCAGAAGCAAGGAATTGTGTTTTAGATGCACTTGCGTGTTCTGCTTTTTCTTTTGCAATTAATAAGTCCTTTTGTATTGTCTGCAATTCTTTTGTTCTGTTCTTTACTAATTCTTCTAGATTGTCTCTGTGAAGATTAAGTTCTTCTCTGGCACTCACCATTGTGGTAATGTCTCTTATGATTCCAACAAAACTGCGCTCTCCATTTAAAACAAATTCTCCGACAGAAAGGTAAATCGGAAACGTCGTTCCATCTTTTCGCTTTGCTCTTACTTCACGACCAATCCCTATTATCCGCATATCTCCTGTTTTAAAGTATCTTTGTAGATAATTGGGATGTTCTGCTGCATGGCTTTCTGGCATTAGTAAAGTAATGCTATGACCGATTAGCTCCTCTTGTGTATAACCGAAAGTTGCCACAGTGGATGGATTTATGGATTGTATGATTCCTTTTTCGTTGATTGTAATAACACAATCAAGTATTGTATCTAAGATTGTCCTAGAAATATCCTTGCTCTCTTTTAATGCAATTGCCGCTTGTTTCTGCTCAGTGATGTCTTGTATGGTGGAGAGAGAGTGCTTTACTCCTAAAATCTCAACCCAACTCATCGAAAGCACCATATTTATTTCTTTACCGTTTTTAGTCCGACGAACTGTTTTGAAATTCTTAATAATCCCATTCTCATTCATTATCTTGCGAACTTCGTTTAATGAGTCAGTCGTATTTAATCCCAGTTCCAGCGTTGTTTTTCCGATAACTTCCTCTCTTGTGTATTCGAATAAAGATAGGAATGCATCATTTACTGCCACCATTTCACTTTCCGGGAACTTAGCTAAGGCTATAGCGAAAGGGGATTTGTCAAAAATGAGAGAATACTTGTATTCGCTAAGAGCTAGAATTTCTTCGATATGTTTTTTTTCTGCTGAGCGGGTATTCTCCATTAGCTCTAAATGCTTTTCGTTTAATTTTCTCAATCGATCATGAAAGATTGTAAATGCGAAACCAGAGATTAAGAAAACGATAGACGCAATATACTGCCGAAATTCTTTTACCAGGGTAAATGTTGGCGCAGCAAAGAACCAAAGACCTAATAAGGCAGAGATGGTAGCAGCAATAAAGCCACTCCGTTTGTTGCCGAGCCATGCACTTATATAAACAGTTGGGAAAAAAAGAATCCAGATATATGGATTTAGAAATTCCCAAAGAGCAAACTGAATAGTTAAACTAAGAAAAGGTAATAGGATTGCCAGTATATTCCGAATCGTTTGCTTTTTTGGAAATTTCCATTGCATGATTGTTTATCTTACTTCGAAGCCATCTTAAACACTCCGTCCCAATCCGTTGGTGGAGGGGTTTCTTTGTATAACTGGCATCTTTTGATGAAGGCTATAGAAGCAGCATCTAAGCGATTGCTTTGGATAGCTTTCTCGAAAGATGCAATTGCTTTTTCCCATTTCTTTTCTAAGTAGAAATTCAATCCATCTTAATAAGAAGCAACCCAGGTTTTTAGAAATGCATCTGCTTTGTCTTTTTCGGAAATCAATTCAAAGATAGCGGTTCCTTGTTGTTTGCCTTTGACGGAAACTATATCGATTTTTCTGGTGAACAAATCCCCTTTTACTTTTTGATAGGTGGATTCACTGATTAGAATTTCAGTGCCGTAGTATTTGTTTAATCCTTCGATGCGACTTGCTAGATTTACACTGTCACCGATTACTGTGTAATTCATTCTGGAATTAGAGCCTATGTTTCCGACGATTACTTCGCCGGTGTTAATTCCGATTCTATCTTTTAGAATTGGTTTACCTTGTCCCTGCCATTTAGTTTCTAATACTTTTAGATTGCGCTTAACGCTTAGTGCGGCTAAGCAAGCATTGAGAGCGTGAGTCTCCAATGGAATAGGAGCACCCCAAAATGCCATGATAGAGTCGCCGATGTATTTATCAATTGTGCCGTGCTGGTCAGTTATTCTCTGACTGCTTGAATCTAAATATTCAGAGAGTAAATCTACTAAGTCCTCTGGTGAAAGACTTTCCGATATGGAAGTAAAATTAGCGATGTCAGAGAAATAAATCGTGAGTTCTTTTTTCTCGCCACCGGGTATTGCCTCTTTGCCGATAGAAATTAATTCTCTGACTAAATCAGCGGGAACATATTTCTGGAAGGACTGTAATCCGTGCTTCATCCCCTGGAACGACTTCGCCATATTATCCACTTCAAGTAAAGAAGAGCGAATATCCGTTCCTGAAATCAAACGAAATGCTTTTACTTCATCCATTTCTTTTTCTAATAACGAGAGAGGCTTTGAGATGCGCCTAGCAAAGATTAGCCCCACAAAGACAGCCATAAAAATCAAAACCGCAGAGCTACCCCAGATGAGTCTATTATTGCGTTTGATTAAATACATGAATTCATCTTCGGGAACAACAATTCCTATTACCCAATCAAACTTGTCGCCCGGAAAAGGGCAATACATGTTCATTAGTGTTTCGCCTTCATGCTCATGCACAAAAAATACAGGCTGTTTTTTAATGTCCGCCCAGGATTGACCTTTTACTTTGTCTCTGAAAGAGTGAATTGAATTTACAATTTCATGATCTTCTTCATCCATTGCTTTTTCATCTATTGCATGAAATTTTTCATCTTTTAATAATGGATGAGCTACTATCTGGTATTGTTTATTGATAAAAAATGCCTTTCCTGATTTTCCAATCTTTTGTTCACCTAAAAAATAAGATAAGCCTTTAATGCTGATATCAATTCCGATTACACCTTTCAAAGTCTCTTTATAAAAAATGGGGGTGCTGTATGTTAGCCCAGGAAGTTTATCTGTTTCAAATAAATAAATATCTGTCCAGATATGTTCTCCCTTTTTTTGTGCATCTGCATACCAAGGTCTTGTTCTTGGTTCATAAGTGCCGGGAGATTTTTCTTCTGTGTTAGGAAAATCTTTTTCATGAGCAGGATTGGAATGCTTCCATTCAGTTAAAACATTCTCATCTACCTCATGTATATATTTTTCGCTAATGCTTTCATCTTCCATTTTTCTCTGCATTAGAAAGCGTGAGTCTTTTTCATTCCCATAGTATATAGACACAATCTGAGGATTAGCCTCGATTATGCTTTTGAAGAATCTAGATAGGACATCTTTTTTTTCTAGGTCTAATAATTTTTCCTCAAACATAAATTCTGTGATCTCGGCACTAATCGGAGCGGTCTGCATATAGGAGAACGTCTTATCAATTGTATGAATGCAGATATTCTCCATTAGCCCCTCAACTAAGAAGTGAATGGACATTTTACTTCCGTAATAGGAAATCAAACTGATGAACCCTCCGGAGAGAAGAATTACTGATATGGCAAGTGTAACGAGACTGACTCTTACTGAAAATTTTTTATTTCCCATATTATTCCTTCCTTTGGCTATCTATTAGTTGAACTACTCATGTTAATTATCGTCATGCTATTTGTGATACTTGTTCAAAACTTTCGATTACAGCAAAGCGATTGTTGAAATAAGAAAATCGATCAGGATTTTTTTGCCTCTCTTGATATATATCAAAGTAAAAAAAATCTTTCCATTATATAGACATTACAACAAAGAAAATTCGAGATTTATAGAAAGCGTAGAGTAGATGAATTCGATGGTATTGAGACTTCTAAACAAAAAGCATAAGCATACAAATAAAAGCCCAAGTCCCAGGCTTTTGTGGACTTTCTTTGTGACTTTGTTTTTTTTTAGCAAAGTTCTATTTTTAGAAAGCGGATTATTTGCCTACTCTATCTATGCAGAGTCTAGTATTTGCAAATGCAATCATTCCTCGAAGAAAGAAATTCATTCAGCTAAGAGTGCAAGAGACGAGGAAGCGTTATTTGCAACAGCTATTACTCATTTAGAAGAAGCTGCTTTGAAAGATTTACCGAATTGTTATTCCGCTAAAAAGAAGGAAGTTCATAAATGCAGTTGCTCTAAAAAAAAGAATTCTTCCAATATTATTCATTCCCAGTTAATCAATCCGAGCTTTCTTGGATTTCAGACCATTTCATTTCTTCCCTATATCGAATTATCTTATTTAATTTTAATGGATCGGGATGATTTACTAACCGGTCTTTCGCCTATTCCTGATAAACCCCCACGCATATAACCTTCCGATATTACTTAGCGTATTGCGCCAAATACGTATTAGTCAAGTTTTGAAAGGCAAATTTATTATGAATTAGAGAAGTCGAGCTATGACTTCTTACAAAGGAAATTATATGTATCAATCAATTATTATTTTAACGATCGTATCTGCATTTTGTTTAACAAATTGCGGAGGAGTAATGCAAGGAAAAGACACAACCAACAATACAGGTATACTTGCAGTTTTATTAGCATCTAGATCAACATCTACGGCTAATGCGAATTGTGCGACAGCAACTCTTGCGGGAATAACAAGCAAATTATCCCAGGTAACCAATCCAACTAGGACACAGTATAAAGTCAGTGGATGTGGAGCTTCTGATTTTACTGGCATTGGACTTACAGCGTCTTCAGTCACAACGGGTGCAACTGGAACAAGTAGCTCATCTTTATTAGCCTCTACAGGAGATATTTCCATCGCAACAGCAAGGGGCGGAACTAATGTAGAGGTAACTTTTAAACTGAATAGTTCGACTTCTAGTCTTGATGTAATTGCATACGGCTCAGGAACAACTCCAAGTATTTCCGGTCCTACTTATCGTCTTGCTGTTGGTTCAACTCCACAGTTTAAGAAATCTACAGATGGAATGTATATGTCTGTGAGCAAAGGAAGCGCCGCTACTACTTCAACATTTGCGGCAAATACGACGTATACCTATTGTTTGGATTTTCAGTATACTAACACAGGAATGAGTTATATGAATGGATGGGAAAAAGCTTGCTCGGATGTAACCAGTGTAGAGCGGGGGAGTATGATGAATTACCCCATCATGGTAATGATGAACGTTCCAAGTTTCTCAACCGGCTCCAAGATTGGATTCGTATTGAATAACGCTACCGTTACATCCTTCACCGTCGGCAATATTCTTTCTGAGACAGAATAAAAACGATTAACCGTAACTTTATCGGTGTTCATCGGTGGCAATCTTTTAAAAGTCTCACTTTACGTATTTGAGGATTGTTTTTTTGAAATCGGAAGGAGAAGTGCCGTGAGGAATGGAGTCTACCCATTTGCCGTCTTGATTTACAACGAAGACTGTAGAGGTATGATCCATTGTGTATTCCATACTAGAGGAGACTTTTTCCTTTCGAAAGTAAGCTCCGTAGAGAGCGGCTACTCGTTGTAGTCCTTCGAGAGAGCCTGTGAGAGCAAGGATTTGTGGATGAAAGAAGGCTGCGTATTCTTGGAGTCTATCAAGTTTGTCTCTTTCGGGATCAACGGAGATAAACAATGTTTGCACTTTCATAATCTCTTTAGAATCAAGTCCTTTGAATGCCTGTGCAATATTGGAAAGAGTCGTTGGACAAACATCAGGACAAGAAGTGAATCCGAAGTAGATTAACACTACTTTGCCTCTCGATTGGGTTAATGAATAGTTGCCGGTATTGGATTGCAGTGTAAAATCTCCACCAACGGGTGCAGATTTCAATTCTATCTCATTTGTTTTTTTGCATCCGATAAAGGAAAGGCAAGAAATAGAGAATAGAATCATCATCGTATAAAGGTTTTGAGAATAAAGTTTAAATGTTTGGTTTATCATTGTTTTCCTCTCTTTAAAAATGAAAGCCAGTTTCTCAAGAAAGATATTTTCTACAACAGTAATTCAATTTACTGTGATTAAAAATTATAAAGGAATATTTATGAAAAGAATATTTACATTTTCACTTATACTACTGTCTATTTCGCTTTTTGCAAGAGATAGTAAGAAAGGTATTTCAATAGAAAATGCTTACATTAAGATTGTCCCTGCTGTTAGCCCCAACTCGGTAGCTTTCTTAAGCGTAAAGAATGGAACCAATAAAGATGTCAAACTTGTGAAAGTTGAATCCGATGTTTCTAACTCGGTTGAAATGCACAATATGACAATGGATGCAGGAGTAATGAAGATGCGTCAAATAGATAGTATCCTAATTCCAGCCAATAGCTCTGTAGAGTTAAAGCCCGGCGGTTTTCATATAATGCTCATTGGACTCAAGTCTGCGTTAAAGAAAGAGGATAAGAAAGCGTTTTCCTTTTATTTCGACAATGGACAAAAAGAAAAGATGGAACTTCTCGTTAAGGATGTTTCCGAAGCAGACAAATCTTCAATGGATCACGATCATCACAATCATTCACCTGATTCTAATGTTGCTACATCGGCTAATGGCAATGAGCCGCAAGAGGCACACTCTCATCAGGAAACTCAATCCAATGTAGTAGATCATGCAAAACACCAGGGACATGCCTCTCATGCGATGCACAATAGAGCAGATGCAATTTCTCCCGCGGGGATCATGGCTCCTCATATGCATGAAGTAGGAAAGTGGATGCTTGATTATCGTTATATGGGAATGAATATGTGGGGACTTCAGAATGGAAAAAATTCTTTAAACGAATATGCAACTCTCTATTATAAATACAATGACCCTTCAGTGCAAATGCCTTCTGGAAGTTTGATTACAGGCTCTCCACTTGGAAATACATTTCCCATTTTAAATGCAAATTCTTATAATTATATGTCTGTGCCAACGGATATGATAATGGAAATGCATATGGCAAGCGTGATGACTAACGTTTCCGAAAACTGGATGCTCATGTTCATGGTTCCTGTTGTGAATAATAAGATGACACTGCTTTCGAGTAATTTAGATAAGGCTCCTATGAGTTCCGCGGGGCTAGGCGATGTTAGCTTCAGTGCCGCCTATCGTTTCTTTCACAACGAAAGACATGCTTTATTTGGGGGAATGGGACTTGGTGTTCCGACTGGCTCTATCGATGAAAGAGATTGGATGCCTATGATGGGAAAACAAAAGGTTCCCTATAATATGCAACCCGGCTCTGGAACATTTAGTCTATTGCCACAATTTAGTTATATCGGAAATCATAAGCGGCTAAGCTGGGGTATCCTCTCACAGGCAACCCTGAGAGTTGGAAAGAATGATAGCCATTATCGTTTTGGAAATAGATATGAAAGCTCTCTTTGGTTTTCGTTTTTAATTTTTGATTCATGGAGTGTTTCGTTTAGAATGCAGAAGCAAAGATGGCTTAACCTCTCCGGCTCTGATACATCTCTCGATCCAAAGATGGATCCCCAGAATGATCCTTACAGACAAGGAGGAATGCGAACAGATGCTCTTCTTGGAGTGAATTTCTTAGTCACAGGTGGAATTCTGCAAGGATTTCGATTTGGTGTAGAAGCAGGAAAGCCTATGTGGCAAACCTTAAATGGACCTCAATTGGCAACACGACAAATCTTCAATGTATTTGCTCAATATAGTTTTTAAATGGATGGTAAGAATATTTACTTAAGAGTTCAGTTGTGGTAAATAATTCTTATCCTTTTATCCTATTAAAAATATATTTCATCACATCACCGATAGTTATATCATGACTTTCTTTTACAGTTTCCTCGGAACCATCATGCACATGATGTGGAAAGGAAGATATTTCCGGGTGATGTGGTGCATTATCCCACCTTACAATAAGAATTTTTTCTGAATTCTGCCAATGATAAGAATAAGTTTTCAATTCAGAATCTAAATGTTCTCTGACATGAAGCTCTGATTTATCAATGAAATTAATTTTTAGTTTGAGATAAGACTCATTTGTCTTTGTCCAATATTCTAAAATCTGATAGTCTGTAATGAATTCATTATTACTCAGCCAATTGAAAATTTCCATTCTTCACTTCTTCTATTTGTTTTAGATAGGATGTATAAAAATTGTGAAATGCTTTCCATTCAATGTAATCATCCCATTTTTCGAAATCTTCTTTTGAGCTAGTCTTGATTTGTGTTTCAAAGTCCTCAAAATTAGTATTGTATTTCTTTACATAAACAGAAATTTTTTCTTTTAGAGAATGGGTTCTTGCCATATAATCCAATAAAATCCATTCTGCCATTTGCTGTTTGCTTATTGTCACCATATGGTCAAATTATATCTTTAT
This Leptospiraceae bacterium DNA region includes the following protein-coding sequences:
- a CDS encoding copper chaperone PCu(A)C, with product MKRIFTFSLILLSISLFARDSKKGISIENAYIKIVPAVSPNSVAFLSVKNGTNKDVKLVKVESDVSNSVEMHNMTMDAGVMKMRQIDSILIPANSSVELKPGGFHIMLIGLKSALKKEDKKAFSFYFDNGQKEKMELLVKDVSEADKSSMDHDHHNHSPDSNVATSANGNEPQEAHSHQETQSNVVDHAKHQGHASHAMHNRADAISPAGIMAPHMHEVGKWMLDYRYMGMNMWGLQNGKNSLNEYATLYYKYNDPSVQMPSGSLITGSPLGNTFPILNANSYNYMSVPTDMIMEMHMASVMTNVSENWMLMFMVPVVNNKMTLLSSNLDKAPMSSAGLGDVSFSAAYRFFHNERHALFGGMGLGVPTGSIDERDWMPMMGKQKVPYNMQPGSGTFSLLPQFSYIGNHKRLSWGILSQATLRVGKNDSHYRFGNRYESSLWFSFLIFDSWSVSFRMQKQRWLNLSGSDTSLDPKMDPQNDPYRQGGMRTDALLGVNFLVTGGILQGFRFGVEAGKPMWQTLNGPQLATRQIFNVFAQYSF